From one Lolium rigidum isolate FL_2022 chromosome 4, APGP_CSIRO_Lrig_0.1, whole genome shotgun sequence genomic stretch:
- the LOC124708661 gene encoding uncharacterized protein LOC124708661 — MEWQRDLAGLGFAGIGREISRVVLRVILRNFANVGPALLSALLLAGAAVFCSIFSRVASYLDDGTSLPRLVADSAALGLLISAILGLFLLCTAAYALAVASLYRTGGDLLAADRILKEDLPVVPLVRLLSTFLLVAAPYLPVSTALSVAALLVLQDDITLPLRLLGWATAAYVATVYQLACVASVLEDTELFGAVRRSRDLLAGKFWAAACVLVTLNGCIIAVLEVFKALVLDDALDLGLAFQVTAAAAVFVALCEVLIVTLVVQPVIYMVCMSHHREVVHKAHHD, encoded by the exons ATGGAGTGGCAGCGGGATCTCGCCGGCCTCGGGTTCGCCGGCATCGGCCGCGAGATCAGCCGCGTGGTCCTGCGCGTCATCCTCCGCAACTTCGCCAACGTGGGTCCCGCGTTGCTCTCCGCGCTcttgctcgccggcgccgccgtcttCTGCTCCATTTTCTCCCGCGTCGCCTCCTACCTCGACGACGGCACCAGCCTCCCCCGCCTCGTCGCCGACTCGGCCGCCCTCGGCCTCCTCATCAGCGCCATCCTCGGGCTCTTCCTCCTCTGCACCGCCGCCtacgcgctcgccgtcgcctccctctACCGCACGGGCGGCGACCTCCTCGCCGCCGATCGCATCCTTAAGGAGGACCTCCCCGTCG TGCCTCTCGTGCGGCTCCTCTCCACGTTCCTCCTCGTGGCGGCCCCCTATCTCCCAGTGTCTACCGCCCTCTCCGTCGCGGCTCTGCTCGTGCTCCAGGACGATATCACGCTGCCGCTGCGGCTGCTGGGATGGGCAACGGCGGCGTACGTCGCCACGGTGTACCAGCTGGCCTGCGTGGCCTCAGTGCTCGAGGACACCGAACTCTTCGGCGCCGTGCGCAGGAGCCGGGACCTCCTCGCCGGCAAGTTCTGGGCCGCCGCGTGCGTCCTCGTCACGCTCAACGGTTGCATCATCGCCGTGCTCGAGGTTTTCAAGGCGCTGGTACTTGACGACGCGCTGGACCTCGGCCTCGCGTTCcaggtgacggcggcggcggccgtgttCGTGGCTCTGTGCGAGGTGCTCATCGTCACGCTTGTGGTGCAGCCGGTGATCTACATGGTGTGCATGAGCCACCACCGGGAGGTCGTCCACAAGGCCCACCACGACTAG
- the LOC124648947 gene encoding AP2/ERF and B3 domain-containing transcription factor ARF14-like, translated as MPPRRRPSSGYHGVRARPSGRFDAEIRSGEERIRLGTFHTAHEAARAYDVVAWRLGRSRRSMNFDDVFTREQAEMLAPPSPMITREQQRRHRELEQRLLIAERDEAMRVEWARRFPEDVAATEAF; from the coding sequence atgcctccgcgccgccgcccctcctccggctaccacggcgtccgggcgcggccgagcggccggttcgacgcggaaatccgctccggcgaggagcggatccgcctcggcaccttccacaccgcgcacgaggcggcgcgagcGTACGACGTCGTCGCGTGGCGGCTCGGCCGCTCGCGTCGGTCGATGAACTTCGACGATGTCTTCacgcgcgagcaggcggagatgctggcgccgccgtcgccgatgaTCACGCGCGAACAGCAGCGCCGCCAtcgggagctggagcagcgcctcctcatcgccgagcgcgacgaggcgatgCGCGTCGAATGGGCGCGGcgcttccccgaggacgtcgccgccacggaggccttc